Proteins encoded by one window of Desulfobulbaceae bacterium:
- a CDS encoding DUF2058 domain-containing protein, which translates to MGNPLQDQLLKAGLATKKQAKKAEHEKFISRKQNKGKSPSTPLVNKVREEQAAQDLRNRELNRQRLDETRQREQKAQVAQLIEINRLAQDSRGEPYHFVDQSKIKRIFVSDEMIDQLSRGHLAIVKYGNGYEVVPAKVAHQITSRDQEAVVVLHEKS; encoded by the coding sequence TACCAAAAAACAGGCTAAGAAGGCCGAACATGAAAAATTTATTAGTCGTAAGCAGAACAAGGGGAAAAGCCCATCAACGCCTCTTGTCAACAAGGTGCGGGAGGAGCAGGCAGCTCAGGATCTGCGTAACCGGGAACTCAACCGGCAGCGCCTTGATGAGACCCGCCAACGGGAGCAAAAGGCCCAGGTTGCGCAACTCATTGAGATTAATCGCTTAGCTCAGGACTCGCGTGGAGAGCCATACCATTTTGTTGACCAGAGTAAGATCAAGAGGATTTTTGTCTCGGACGAGATGATTGATCAGCTCAGCCGAGGTCATCTCGCCATTGTCAAATATGGTAACGGCTACGAGGTGGTGCCAGCTAAGGTGGCCCACCAGATAACCAGTCGAGATCAAGAGGCAGTGGTGGTCTTGCATGAGAAGTCATAA
- a CDS encoding tRNA pseudouridine(65) synthase TruC has protein sequence MHPSIEIVFQNDNLVVVNKPPNMLVHRTPISSDTCFLLQLLRDQLGRRVFPAHRLDRPTSGLMVFALNQASVSRLGMAFQEGAVEKSYLAVVRGWVYEGAVIDYPLKKEGKGEEQEAISVYEPLGQIEFPWPVSGFPTARYSLLKITPKTGRWHQIRRHLAHIRHPVVGDVGHGDGKHNRLFREHLNIHRLMLHANFLSFSEPETGQVLSFLQKPDRSFVQLFPEVISCLVRQEG, from the coding sequence ATGCACCCATCCATCGAAATAGTTTTTCAGAATGACAACCTAGTGGTGGTCAATAAGCCACCGAACATGCTGGTTCATCGCACACCGATATCCAGTGACACCTGTTTTCTGTTGCAGCTGCTCAGAGACCAGCTTGGTCGCAGGGTCTTTCCTGCCCATCGGCTGGACCGGCCCACCTCCGGGCTTATGGTTTTCGCCTTGAATCAGGCTAGTGTGTCGCGTCTTGGGATGGCTTTCCAGGAGGGAGCGGTAGAGAAGAGTTATCTGGCTGTGGTGCGGGGATGGGTTTATGAAGGGGCGGTGATAGATTATCCATTAAAAAAAGAGGGGAAAGGGGAGGAGCAGGAGGCGATAAGCGTCTACGAGCCATTGGGGCAGATTGAGTTCCCCTGGCCTGTTAGTGGGTTTCCAACCGCCCGCTATTCATTGCTGAAGATTACCCCAAAGACCGGGCGCTGGCATCAGATCCGCCGTCATCTGGCCCATATCCGGCATCCGGTGGTAGGTGACGTTGGTCATGGTGATGGTAAGCATAATCGGCTTTTCCGGGAGCATTTGAACATTCACCGGTTGATGCTTCACGCCAATTTTTTATCTTTTTCCGAACCGGAAACCGGCCAGGTCCTTTCTTTTTTACAGAAGCCTGATAGGAGTTTTGTTCAGTTGTTTCCTGAAGTGATCAGCTGCTTGGTTAGGCAGGAGGGCTGA